From Ananas comosus cultivar F153 unplaced genomic scaffold, ASM154086v1, whole genome shotgun sequence:
TACTGAGTTATTCGAAAAAGTTTAAAGTGTCTCTaattgccaaaattaaaatgtaaGCACCCACTTGCAAAAATGCCAAACTTCAAGGGGTCTCTGTACAATTTttcctcaatttttttaatggcccttttctaatttctaatttttttatatgagcTAATCCAGATTTATTAACTAAAGCAATTAAAATCACTAAATTTGATGGAATTGtcaataaatttaatagaatttttaatttagttgtcTAAAACAACCAAATTTTGGACAAGTGAAAGGTTAAGAAGAgctatatttattaaaaaaaaattgaggggccattttaaaatggcctatatttgagaaataaatttaattgaatttttaatttatttttatcatgaTCAACTTGGAGTCTTTTGCCCCTTCCATACGCTATATATTTTCCAGCTTAATTCGTTGGAGGATTTTTTTTGGCCATGTCGTTTAAGGTTATGGTCAATAAATTATAGTCAAAATTCCACATTTTTTTCgtcaatattatttatcttagcACGTGGAAAACTAAGTTtacatacaaataaaatttcaaatcaaactataaaaatatCACCGATCGTCCTTAGTGCAAGTAGCAAAGAGCTTGATGATTAGCACCTGTAGTTTTCAGTTCGAATACTAATTActttatagtttaatttatttataaaagaaatgaataaaatggataacatgctatttttctctcccgcaaaaaaaaaaaatatgatcatAAAAGTGTCTAAGGAGCTTAGATAATATTGCATAGATATTCGTTTTATTCTGTTttcctcctctctttttttttttatgtgcgCGTGTGTtctgtttttttaaatattgctttaatttttttttaaaaaaaacagctATATTTTTGTGggctttttcttatttatccccaactaatattcaaaatttttaaatttatcctcttgaaattactaaaatatttttctaaataactCAATTCCTGCAGTAAATCCTTGGAGAAATGAGGAAATTGAAtttctttttaagaaaattagcATAGATATTTTGGTCCTCTagagtaaataagatatttgtAAAGTTTTAAGGGAAATATTACTATTAGTAACTATGCTTAAGCAAGGACAAAAAGATAGcaaagagacagagagagaaaagtaaCGAGGATCAGCACCACTGCAACCATGCAGCGTTACCTACTTGTTCTCACACTCTGTGTTTTAGGCTATCATCAAGCCATCCCAACAAGCGCATGTTTCGAGACCGAAAGGAAGGCGCTCCTCGCCTTCAAAGCCGGCGTTATCGACGCCGGCAACCGCTTGTCTTCGTGGGCAGGTCGggactgctgcagttggaacggAGTAGCCTGCGACGACAACACCGGCCACGTCGTGAAGCTCAACCTTCGAAACAACTACATGGATCAAGACTACATGAACTCGTCGCTTTATGAGCTGCGCGGTGAGATCGATCCTTCCTTGATTGTTTTACATCATCTAGTTCACCTCGATCTTCACGGGAACGATTTCACCGGAAGCACCATCCCGGAATTCATCGGTTCATTTAATAATCTGACGCATCTTGATCTCTCCTTTTCTGGATTTAGCGGCAGGATACCTCAGCAACTCGGAGATCTCTTTAGTCTTCGCTTTCTCGATCTCTCCGGGTCGAGCTTATTCGTAGGTGCACCGCCTCCTTGGCTGGGCAATCTCTCCCATCTCCGCGCTCTTGGCTTAGAAGACGCTTTCCTCCTCAACGGGCCCAACGTTCGCGACCTTTCGTGGCTCTCTCGTTTATCTTCTCTCAGATACCTCGCCATGAGCTGGGTGAATCTATCTAGTGCTGCGGATTGGTTGCAACACATTAACAAGCTGAAGTACATAACCAAGTTGTCTTTGGTGGGCTGTAGTCTTAGTAACATCCCCTACTCTCTGTCTCATGTCAACTTTACATCCCTAAGGATCCTTGAACTCGGAGAAAATGGCCCCTTCGGTGTCCCCGTGCCAGCTTGGTTGTCCAACCTTACCGACCTTTCCTATCTATCTCTAGACGATTGTGGATTTCAAGGAAAGATTCCCGACGCTCTCGGAAACTTGACTTCTCTAAGCAGCCTGATTTTAGGATACAATCATTTCGATGGTACCATACCTAAATCGCTCCGAAACTTGTGTAATTTGGGAGTCGTTGATTTGAACAATCTTCGCATCGGCGGAGATGTTGCACAAGTGGTAGAGACATTGCGCTGCTCGTGGAAGAGCCTTGAGATGTTGGATTTGGCAAATAATGAGCTTCGCGGGAATTTATCCGGTTGGCTAGAGCAGTTGGAGAATGTGAGCGCTGTTTATCTGAGCAACAATTCACTTGTTGGAACCATTCCTTTTGGAATCCGGAACCTTTCGAATCTACGTTGGTTGGATCTTTCTTTTAACTCCTTGCAAGGTGTTGTATCCGAAGCTCATTTCGCCAACCTATCCAACTTGAAGGCGATTTTGCTCTCCTCCAATTCGTTGGTCATCGATGTCGACGAGAACTGGGTTCCTCCGTTTCAGCTCATGGTTCTTATGTTAGGCTCCTGTGAATTAGGATCCCGGTTTCCGGCATGGCTCCGATGGCAGACGCAGCTCGACGAGGTGGATTTATCGAACACGAGCATCTCAGGCACCGTGCCTGAGTGGTTCTGGAACTCGTCAGCAAGTATGGTAGATCTCTCGTATAATCAACTCGTAGGCGAATNTGCCAGTACTGACGGTAGATCTCTCGTACAACCAACTCGCAGGCGAATTGCCGGTATCTTTGCAATTCACAAATCTGGGATTTCTTGTTTTGCGGTCCAATCGAATCGAAGGTCCGATACCGTCGTCTCTGCCGAATAGCCTCAACATACTAGACCTCTCTGAAAATTCTCTTTCAGGGCCACTTCCACTATCCTTAAATATTCCGTCGtcgttaaattttttatttctgtcGAGCAATACGATTAATGGGAGTATCCCATCATATATGTGTGACTTGGAATATCTGATGATCTTGGATCTGTCGAAGAACTCTTTATCGGGAAGACTGCCTCAGTGTTGGCAGAGCTCAAATCTCCAAATCTTGGATTTGTCGATGAATAACCTTTCCGGAAAAATTCCAGCTTCCATTGGCTCGTTGAGCTCGCTTACATCGTTGAACCTCAACGATAATCGCTTCTACAGAGAAATTCCTACATCTTTGCAGCATTGCACGCGTCTAGTTTTTCTCGACCTGAGCAGAAACAAGTTCTCAGGACAGATCCCAACTTGGGTAGGTGAGAGCCTGCAGGATCTAGTATTTGTACAGTTGCGATCAAATATGTTTTCCGGCGATATTCCTGACGCGTTGGCACGACTGCCTTACCTCCATGTTTTGGATCTTGCAAATAACAATCTGTCTGGACCAGTACCACGTTCCTTTGGTAATTTTAGTTCTATGATCCATCCCCTCGCAGACAATTATAATCCAGGCGGATATAAAATTATGCTAAACACAGACATCTTTTTCGACTTTAGGGATAATTTACTTCTTGTAATGAAAGGGAATGAATTTCAGTACT
This genomic window contains:
- the LOC109704622 gene encoding receptor-like protein 12 — its product is MQRYLLVLTLCVLGYHQAIPTSACFETERKALLAFKAGVIDAGNRLSSWAGRDCCSWNGVACDDNTGHVVKLNLRNNYMDQDYMNSSLYELRGKLKTINSRFQNGSS